ctccttgtcTTTCCATGAGCTTTTACTACGGGCAATCAAGATTGACGGAAATTATCGTTTTGTAAAAGCTCTTAaacttgcaaaaatgtttatcagTCAGcaatgattacatttttgtccCCCAAACCTCATAGGATTTCCTGTTACAGTTttgtagaattttttaaaaataaattaactataaTGACCATACTTTCGATACCACCTAACTAATTCGGTTGCTTTTTCTGTCTGACTCACTTTTTATGTCAGCCATTTCATTTACGTCCCTCAAGTGTCCAAGTATACGAATGACCTCACTGCATTTCTTCTATAAGTAGTTCACGACCATTTACCACACACTGACTCAACTGAAGAGAGAATCACAAAGAGTTTTAGTTGCCATTGACATCAAACACACAGCCACGTTTACAGCCTTCTCAGTTACGGTGAATGTGGAGCAGGAGCTTTGTTGTGCATTGCATTGAGCTGACACAATCTCAGTGAGCAACctcaaaaaaaaacctgagactACTACTGCTGCGTGGATATTtttcatctgtcttttttttttttttttttccatcatggCAAACCAAgcattctgaaataaaatactgatCAGATTTTAAGGATTCCATATGTTATGATTGGAACCAGAACGATGACAAAATAAGATTCAACAAATGCCTTTTGTCTATTAAACTGCTTTGTTCCTTCTCTCAATTGTTTCTCTATTCAGCGGATTTTCATCAAGAGAAAATATGGTTTCCTTCATTCCAGGCTGAGGGTTGGAAAGCAGCTCGAAGGCGGTGTGTGTGAAAATATAGCTTGCTTTGGTAAGACGATCCTTTCCATTTAATGACGACATGAGACCACGAGGACACATCAACTCCAGAAGCTCGCAACGTCCATGCTCAAGATGCATGAAATTATAAGAGGCTCCCATTCAAATGTTCTATTTGTGTTTGGAAAAAGGTCACATTCGTCGCCCTTATGAGTcaataaaaagtcacaactACCTCGCAAGTGAATTTAGTCTAATAATATGTCAATAGTTGCCTGGTAGATTTACAGGGCAAAACAAGAACAGGTGTGTGGAAATCAGTGTTACACAACAGCACAACACAGTTTTAGCAGTTTGTGTcatctttcttctcctcctgctcagaAACAAGACGTTTCAATAAACATATTGTTTCACAACAGAAAGCTGGTTCATCCTGTACTATATTAAATTATACAGCagcttaaataataaattaatcagcCTTGCATAGCTCACCATTTATTAAAGGACCTTATTAATAGTCTGACCTTTTCtaataaaggagaaaatatttaatatctgtCATCCTAAGGCTTGGGTAACATTACACTGAGCTCCTAATTGAATCAAAGTATAAATCCAAAGTCATTCAAACTGACACATTCATTAACATGCATTTCCTGGGTAGAAATATGaacaataaactgaactgacaTAAATataaggacaaaaaacaaactacttcTGATTATAAGAATGAAATGGACTGAAATAATGAAGGAACAATCAGCAATCTTAATAGGATTATTAATGAAGATCAAATTATCATTCAGAAGATTTTATTGAAGGCTCATGAACAGGTCCCTAGTTGTATCTGTTCACTGCCTTATCTAATCAGAAGGGGCAGCAGAAAATCTATATCTGCAAACCTGGGCATGACAGGCAAAAAGAGTTTCGGCTGCAATTGCAATGAAAGAAGTATTGACTTATAGAGGCAAGTACACATTACACTATTCCtccttttatttgcaaaaaaacttgaaaatgaataaCCACTTTATTTCTACCTCACATTTTATAACTACTTTAAAATACATCAGAATTTATTGTTCAAACATGACAAATTCTAAGTTCAATAAGTATTCATGTATATGCAAGGCTCAACATGAGTCTAGTCTCGGAGAGTTCGATAGTTTGAATCAAATCATCTTTTCTTTACCtactttctctttgcttttgcttgatatataaaaaaactgctTCCTGGGATAttcatcaaacaaacaaatctgggCTCTTTAAGATGGGATGCCTACAAtgaagacttttttatttttagtttttaaacattaattatgttctctctctctctgcagccaTAACTGTGTCTGGCTCTGTTTATAATTGATCAGAAAATTCATCAGCCAAAGTAGGCCATCCCTGAAGCTGTCTGGAAGTGTACTTATcaggttttaaatgttcagGATCAGCACATGTTCACAATATCAGATAACTAACTGTGTACTCGCGGGGGACAACATCTAAAAATAACCCCACACCCCGAGATCGCCAGCTCTGCCTGAGCGCTCGCTGAAGTCCTACATCATAGGTCTATATCATCCACTGCACGGCCATGAAAAGGGTACGTACTGTTTGTTCGGCTGGAAGTCCCCCCAGCAGATGAGAGAAGAGTTTTAATTATAATAGTTTTATCAGCTATGATTCAGCTGTGGGGGGGGCTCATTGCTTGATTGTGGCTTTGTGGCTGAAACAAACACTCTGCTGCTGCatgattcacattttattgaGCATCAGTTTTCATCTCCTCAATTAGACCAGAATTATAATGCCATCAGTCTttcttgttttgtaatttgtcaAACTTAGACACGGTTTGAAGTTTGTAACatcagtttgtttggttttcactTTTCTTCCTGAAACTAGCACACACTTTAATGGGAGATCTGTTTAGAACAATTTTAAACTGCTTTCGGTAGTTAACAGTGCTACTGTTTGCCAGGATATATCAAGCTCtttctgaagttaaaaaaatccagaaattctTGTTGttatacaaatataaatgctTAAGCATGAAggtttttcatctctttttgcTGTCAGTATGACAAGTactaaataatattaaatttttgAGATGCGTCTTGCATTTTGGACAAGTTTGCAAATATTAGGATGGccaaatgtttctaatttcaATCTGAAATGCTCTTATATCTGCAGTTTGTACTCAGCTGTTGAGGTGTGTGTTTCACAATATAAACATCTCAAGCTGCAGCACTCAGTCAGGTGTTCTTTATGAGgctgaaatgtgacaaatgcaGGTCAGGAGTGAAGATGAGCTGGTATTTTTCCAGTAACTCTGCCGCCAGCTTCCATCTTATATGTCAGAGTGAAAGTTTTGAAACCACTGACCTCACCGATGCTTCACATGTGACCCactttccataaaaaaaatcagtttcacacatgataaaatataatttaaaagcaaGATGAAGAGATTGACAAGTCATTTAAACCCCCTGTAGGTTCAAGGACTCTGTGTGCGTGTTCGTTTTTACATTGACCACCAAGAAAACAGGGGAAATAATTTTCAGTGCTGTTAAAAGCCTGGGGGGATATTTCATAATTAGTTTGGCAACAAGTTTGTGGGACCACTGACATCAGCaagccagagagagagagaggaagtcAGATGAAAAATTCGGCTTACTGTCGTAAGGAGGAATATTTGACCTATTTAAGAtgaattttaggatttttacaAACTTGATCAAGTTTTATTGGGATCTTTGGTGAgagatcaacacaaagcataaaataattttaaaatatagattGAGGGGAATTGAAACTGCTCCATCTTCTTTGCAGATCAATCAAGCTCAGTCtgtggaaaaagaaagcaagttctcaattggatttggtctgaactttgactggacttTTAACAAATGAACAGCCTTTCAGCTAAACCTTACCATTGTTGCTCTGTCTGATATCTTGGTACAGTACTAATAGCAGCCTCTCAAGTTTTCTTTCCCCTTTGCTTTGTATCTATCTCCATTCATCTCATCTTGTTGGGCAGAGTTGTCTGTAAGATTTCTGTAACTAtcttacagaaataaatcatgGCATTTATTTCAAACCTATCATCACAATCCACCATCTCTAAAGCTGCAGATGGTGGGGCACCTGTAGCCCCCTTGCCTGGACCCCACACCCTTCTCTGCTTGTGTGTTGCTGCACAGGGTTTACGCAGCCTCTCACCCGGGTGACAGCTGAGATGAAGCCCAACCACCACCCACCacttgtatttaaatattttatagtgaaaggcactttttttttcatttcattcaaatgtttcaaatgtctataaatattagttaaaatgtgaataaatggatttattgttgttgttgtttcttttgtttgtttgggttaaataaaaacatctgctttACAGTGGTTTACTGTGAAAAGTGAAATGTGTAATCTTTGGCTGCTGTTGAGCAGCAGGCAGTTTTATCAACAGAGTAATAACAgttgaaaagttttgttttgataagCTGAATAGAGAGCCACCAAACCCCCAGTCGTCTCTGTGGCTGAGATTAACACATCCCTCTGAGTAGAAGATAAAGGGAGATAGATTGTATTTGTAAGACATTTTCAGGTGGTTTATTCACAGTTGGGCAACAAGTTCTAACAATGgttgtatttgtttcttttcaggcACTGAATCCCAGAATCAAAATAGGGAATATCcccaacagaaacacagagccTGGTCCCAGAAATTGTGGAGTTCCAGTTTGACTGCTTGAGTCAGTGATTGTTGATATCCTCAAGACCTGATGGATCCCTCGCAACTTTGCGCAAATGACTCTGAGTGGTCTGCAGGACCATTCACAGACAATCAACCTATAGTACAGGTGAATGAACCAGAGACTCTATCTGGGCTGTCCATCCCAGATGAAAATGACACAATAAACATGTCCACCAATGAGAAACTATCTGACAGTGATAGTTTAAACTGTTCATCTTGCAGCAAGTCTCTTTGCTTAGAGTCTTCACAAAAGTCTGCCTTTGTTGGGCCTTGTTGTATGGATCCAATGGAACCAGAAAGTGAAGCAGTACCTCCTTTGCCTGATCTATGCAGTGACTCTATTCCAGCCCTGTCCAGTACAACAGAGCTGTATGTAGAACCGGCAACATCTCCGGTGTACTGCCTGAAGAACAAAATTAGTCTGACTGAATCCGAGAACTTAGACAATGTTGAGGTTCCAGCACCTCTGTCAGATCTTTATATTTTTGAGAGCGACACATGGGATTTCATCCTTACCAACACAACAGATCCTCATAAGACCACACATCCTGAATACCAGTCAACATTGCAGTCGGGCGTCGGAAAGGCAGACCAAGACAGTGATGCACATGTCCCGGTGTGTTATTTAGAAGGCATTAAGACACAGTGTCAGAGTGGCTTTACAGAGGAACGAGTCTCAGAGAACAACGTGTCAGAGGCGAGCCAATGTGATGAGTTACGAGCACCTGCTGTGGATGCCTGGGAGGTGGACTGGATGTCGGAAAGTGATGTGAGATTTGTGAAAGCAGAGGTCACAGATTTGACCCTGCAAAGGCAGCACAGCGTCAGCCCCGCCGAGCTCTGGATGGACGCATGCCAGTATCTGACAAGTGAGGATGCGGAAGACAAGGAGGACGTAGATCATCGAGCTTTAAGTGACTCCTTGCAAGAGTCAGATTACAGTCCTGGTGGCAACAGAAGGGTTGGCTGGTCACCAGTGGAAAGGTGGTCATCAGTAGACAGCTGGGCCAGTGCGCTCTCAGACTGGACTGGGATTATTGAGGATCCGCCAGAAGAAATCACGGCCGCCTTTGCAGAAATAGGGGCTGAGATCGACGCTTTGACACAAGCACTGCAGGAGGTGACCACTCACTTAGAGCCAGAGACGCTGCAAGATAATCTACAGGCAACAGAGGTGGAAGAAAGGCAGCAAACTATGGGTGTGCAAGATCAGCCATTAAAAACCCCAGATATCCCAGAGAGTTTTATCCCTTCTGAACAAAGCTATCTTTCTTTGTGCCTTGACGGGTCAAGACCTGAACTTCATGACAGCGGAGCCTCCCGGCGGGTTGAACCTGTGCGTACATGTGGAGGAGAACTAGAGGCAGAGGAGCTCCTAAGCAGCCAGGCAGAATCCTCCCCATGCTCCGCTCTGCAAAACATTCCAGCTGGATTGTTCTCTGTTGGAGCAGACTCAGATGCTGGAATGATTGAAGTCACACTCAATGCTGGAACTGTGTCTTCGAGTTGTTTGGACCTCCCTCGGCTTGATGGATATTCCAAGACCtttgaaaaagatttattttctagtgAAGAAAACCATCCAATCGAGCTGAAAATAACAGAAGACGTGGATTTGAACACTCACAGAGACCAGGTGCTCCAGGAGGTAagatataattttaatttgtggtATTACGTGAGACAGATTTATACTCAGTTTGGTAAGAAAAACTGTAAGGGTTGATCTGTGTCTGTTGGTCGCACTTACATTCAGAGCATTGCTGAcctgtgtgaaaatgtgtttgagaTGCTGGAAAGATTCAACCTTTACACCAGAGCAAACAGCAAATGGCTTTACATTGTTGGCCAATGAACAAACTAGTCGCACATTTTGGAAACAAAGCAAGAATGTTAAGAGACATTCCTGCTCATGTCCTTGTGATTGCTGCCATACCTTTAGCCAGTCAGTCACATATACACCCACCACACACGAGGCTGAAGCCACCTGGGATTTGAACTTTTATCCTGCATCATTTGGATGAATGATTTGGCTTCCATCTCAAAAACCCGGCAGTCGAGGAGCGCTGCAGGATCAGAGGAGCCTGAGAAGAAGACCTCAGATGGATGGAAATGGCATCTAATAATAGCTGACAGTTCATTGATAATAGCCTGCATCTGTGGTGTGTCAGGGTAGAAGGGTGAGAGGAGAGCACAGCTGAGAAATGAAACATGACTCTGCCCAGGTCCAGCTGTCTCTTACACCCTTAAACGCACTCGTTCGAACCACGTCTCagttaaaaaacacaagatcagGAGGCTCAGAGGTCCTCGGGAGGAGAAGACTGGTTTTCATCCACTTGGAGCAAACAGCAAGTCTGAGTGATGGCTGTACAGCAGAGAGAATGAGTTGTGCGTCGGGCAGCACTTGGAAGAAACAaggttttgtaaagttttactTTGTGGCTCTTTAGAAAGGTGAGTGATTACCAGGAAACTCATTCTGGAAACAGACAACTTAAGAAGCCAtcgctgtgttttgtttttatttaaatgagaatttttttccaatattatcAGGGTCATAGACATAGCTGCATGCAAATTATTGATATCCCTTgaactttgtaatgtttttttcccacaacTTTATTGTATTCTTCTGGTATTTTATGtgcaaaccaacacaaagcattGCATAATTACTAAATTGATGTTACatatgttttttcaaaatgttttacaaacaaatgtctgaaaagtgtgggtGAATTTGTGTCCAGCTGTCTTGAGCCAAGTCTTGTCTGGAATCCTCAATTGGattttgactggaccattctaacacatgatcTGAACCATTCCACTGTAGCTTTGGTTGTATATTTAgagttgttgtcctgctgaaaaatGAACCTCTCCCTTCATATGAAGTCTTTTCCAGcctctaacagattttcttccagatttACTCCGTACTATGCATTgatctaaagaaaaacatcccacTGCAACATGTTATCAGGACCTCAATTCACTGGTTATAATCAGCATTAGTCTTCTGCTATTGTTTTGCAAATAGGCTATAAAATGTCTTGGATGGATGGTTGCAGATTCATAAAAAATGCAAGATTGTGAGCTCTACAACCAAAACGTGTTTTGTAAAACGATTCCCTCAACTGAACCTCAGatcactgcagctcctccagcgtTATCTTCTGCTTCTTGGCTGTCTCTCAGATTAATGCTCTACTTGTATGGCCTGTTAATTTAGGAGGGCAGCCACGTCTTGACACTTCCACTCTTTCTGTGTTATCATACTTCACTTTAAACCTCTCCAAAACATTATCCCTGACCTGTTTGCTCTGTTCCTTGGCTTTCATGATGCTGCTAAAGTTCCCTTACAAACTTTTAAGCCCTTGACACATTTAAGCCCATTCACAGGTTAACATTATTAAAGTTGGGTTACTTCTGAAGGGAATTGGATGAACTTGAGTGAAGAGGGCTGAATATTTATGCTTgtcacacttttcacatttaaaaaaaaaaaaaagcatgtatgatttttcatttcttcatattttttttcaatactaTTATTACTACTAAAAGACCTATATAAAATAAAGACGCCAATAAAGAagtttgtaacatgacaaaatatttcagtagaTGTGAATCATTTAGCAAGGCACTGTACGGACAAATAAATGGCAATAAATggatttgttgaattttttaaaagtgagattatttttcttgaccttgttcttgtttattttattatcaggTTTTTGGAGATGTTCTGTGCAAGGGGTCTGTGACTGAGGAGCAGATTAAAGGAGACAAGGGTCAAACAGATCTCGGAATCTTCTCTGCACACAAACCAGAGGCGGACACACCCACAAATGTTTCGTTTTACACTTTTCCAGACCCGGTTGGAGCAAGCCAGGTGGAGTCACGTAGTCCTGAGTTTATTGTGTGCTTAGCTCCCCTCAGTGGTAACTCGGCCCTCGACTGTCGGACAAGCAGCAGCTTGGAAGGAGATCAAAGTTGCACAAAAACCTACCTGAGTGACAGCATCTGTTGTGGTCATGTGCGAGACTGCACACCCATTCCAACCCTGGGTGGAAATACCAACAAACAATTTCTGGAAGGTCACGAGGAGCTGATTCATAAAAAGCAGAACACAATAAATACTGATGAGACATTCTCTCCCGATGAACCACAGGAGGTGCAAGTTGGAGACACCGTGTGGCCTTTCCTTTCAGCAACTGATGAGATCAAGGATTTCACCACAGATCTAGCGAGGTTCACAGTTTTCCCCGGAGATCATCTGTTCTTATCAGAGAAGGATCGTGTTGCATGCATCACTTTAAACTTAATCGATCCATTTATCCCCTGGATCTCAGAACCCATCTTCACAGCTGCTGAATCTGAGCAAGCTCAGCTGAAAATGCCTCACAAAACTTCAAAGAACCCTTCAGACAGCAAAACACGCTCCAAAAAGGACAAATCATCTGGTCATCATCATGGAACACAGGCTGCCAAAAAACAAGAGAGCACATCGCAGCACATTTCCAACCAGCAGACCTGGAAGCAGCAAGAAAGCCACCTAGCAACTGGGGAAAATCATGTTATTGAGAACATTGAAGTTGGGCTCGAAGCCAAGGAGGCTAAACTTGTAATGGAGACTGGTGTGGGAACTGAGAAGGGCACGGGCAAGCCACAtggtaagaagaaaaagaaacatggtcATAAAACATCAGCTAAGCATGAAACAGAGGCATCAGTTGATGTGGAGCATGgaacaaaaccaaaatctgCGAAAGGAAAGGTGGATATGTTTGAAGGGATTAAAGATGGGAAAGTTCAGTGGGATAAAAATCAGTCGGTTGTTGTTGAAGCAAAAACCCAGCAGCCAGAAGATAAGGTGCCTCAGGAAGCTCCCCATCTCTCTGATCTTCAAGAGCTCGCAAATGACGATGTGATTAAAAAGAGACGTGTGTCAGGGGATAAGTTTGGCAAGATTCTCAGTGTTTTGGAGTCCAAGCTATCAAAGACTGGTACTTCGTTAAAAGCAAAAGGGGAAGAGTCACAGCCAGAAACCACAGCTGTTCAGAAGAAAGCACATGGTGAGGCGGTCAAACAGAAAATCCCTCCAAAGGAAGGTGAGAGCCTTCATCAAGCACTGCGAAACAGGAGCTGTTTATCTCTGGGACAGGCTCTTCTATTTCGTCCTTATGTTGTTCTGATGTATGCAGATCTGAAAGTGGTAGAGCCCATCCAGGTAGTATCCGTGAGCGGAGACCCTCAGAGTATGTGTCTTTGGTGTCAGTTTGCTGGAGTGCACTCAGACTACACTGTGACCTGGAGCAGAGACGGCGCACCGCTGGCTCAGATTAACAGAAGGTATTTACTGTCATTTTACATGGCTAAAATACCGAACCATGTAAAATGGCTTTTCCAGACACTGTTGCATAACacaattaaagacaaaacagtcAGTCTCAGTGCCTTGAAGGTTTTGTCAGAGCGTCTCTTTGGATTCAGCTCTCTGGACCATTCAAACTGTTGACAGTACACTAACATAAATTATAGCTGTGGCTGTGTGATTAGAGGTTGTTgacctgctggaaggtgaacctgcgtttgtggttgtaatgggacaaaatgtatgacaaaaataagttcaaatggtaataaatatttttgcactgcACTGTATCTATTCCAGCTTCTTTGCCACTCCCCATTCCAGTGCATAGAGTtac
The sequence above is a segment of the Gambusia affinis linkage group LG17, SWU_Gaff_1.0, whole genome shotgun sequence genome. Coding sequences within it:
- the alpk2 gene encoding alpha-protein kinase 2, encoding MDPSQLCANDSEWSAGPFTDNQPIVQVNEPETLSGLSIPDENDTINMSTNEKLSDSDSLNCSSCSKSLCLESSQKSAFVGPCCMDPMEPESEAVPPLPDLCSDSIPALSSTTELYVEPATSPVYCLKNKISLTESENLDNVEVPAPLSDLYIFESDTWDFILTNTTDPHKTTHPEYQSTLQSGVGKADQDSDAHVPVCYLEGIKTQCQSGFTEERVSENNVSEASQCDELRAPAVDAWEVDWMSESDVRFVKAEVTDLTLQRQHSVSPAELWMDACQYLTSEDAEDKEDVDHRALSDSLQESDYSPGGNRRVGWSPVERWSSVDSWASALSDWTGIIEDPPEEITAAFAEIGAEIDALTQALQEVTTHLEPETLQDNLQATEVEERQQTMGVQDQPLKTPDIPESFIPSEQSYLSLCLDGSRPELHDSGASRRVEPVRTCGGELEAEELLSSQAESSPCSALQNIPAGLFSVGADSDAGMIEVTLNAGTVSSSCLDLPRLDGYSKTFEKDLFSSEENHPIELKITEDVDLNTHRDQVLQEVFGDVLCKGSVTEEQIKGDKGQTDLGIFSAHKPEADTPTNVSFYTFPDPVGASQVESRSPEFIVCLAPLSGNSALDCRTSSSLEGDQSCTKTYLSDSICCGHVRDCTPIPTLGGNTNKQFLEGHEELIHKKQNTINTDETFSPDEPQEVQVGDTVWPFLSATDEIKDFTTDLARFTVFPGDHLFLSEKDRVACITLNLIDPFIPWISEPIFTAAESEQAQLKMPHKTSKNPSDSKTRSKKDKSSGHHHGTQAAKKQESTSQHISNQQTWKQQESHLATGENHVIENIEVGLEAKEAKLVMETGVGTEKGTGKPHGKKKKKHGHKTSAKHETEASVDVEHGTKPKSAKGKVDMFEGIKDGKVQWDKNQSVVVEAKTQQPEDKVPQEAPHLSDLQELANDDVIKKRRVSGDKFGKILSVLESKLSKTGTSLKAKGEESQPETTAVQKKAHGEAVKQKIPPKEDLKVVEPIQVVSVSGDPQSMCLWCQFAGVHSDYTVTWSRDGAPLAQINRSAGDESRVSVIITNASHKDLGKYECQLRCSLGSVYLDYVLTYEILSEIVIPASPKIISSMPEELCSEEEDAHCSRLLFKDDFLSDQYFGENHPISILTEKVHFGEGMHRRAFRTKLKAGQIPLLVPGHSCVLKVHNAISYGTNNDDDLLQKNFHLAVEECQVQNTAREYIKAYTSAAQSAEAFGDVPEIIPIYLVHRPSNDIPYATLEEELIGDFVKYSVKDGKEINVMRRDSEAGQKCCAFQHWVYHNTEGNLLVTDMQGVGMKLTDVGIATCKKGYKGFKGNCATSFIDQFKALHQCNKYCEILGLKSLQPKPKKVSAAPKPKPPPSAIPKKKTFGPTVKNKL